The genomic window GTCGGCGCTCGGCCCCCCAAGGTTTCTTCCCAGACCCCGGCGACGGGGAGCGCCCGGAAATCCCGATTATGTTCGAGAAACGACGCGACCTGCGTCTCGTTCTCCTCGGGCAGGACCGAGCAGGTGGCGTAGATAAGCCGTCCGCCGGGCCGGACCAGAACGGCGGCGGCCCGCAGGATATTTTGCTGGAGGCGGACGAGTTCCGCGAGCCGCGCGGCGTCGAGCCGCCATTTGGCGAGCGGATCGCGCCGCCACGCGCCGGAGCCCGAGCACGGCGCGTCGATGAGCACCCGGTCGGCGGCGTTCGCGAGACCGGCGGGTGGGGCAATAGCGTCGTCGGCGACAACGAGGCGTTCGACGTTTTCCGCGCCCGCGCGGGCGAGGCGTTCGTTCATGCGTTCGAGCCGTTCGGCCGAGGAATCGCAGGCGATCAGGCGGCCCCGGATACGGCCCCCTTCACCCATGGCGGCGGCGAGCGCCAGCGTCTTGCCGCCCGCGCCGGCGCAATAGTCGATTATCGTCATCCCAGGCCGCGCGCCGACCAAGGCCGCGACCAGTTGCGAGCCTTCGTCCTGGACCTCGATCAGGCCTTGTTTGAAGGCGCGCGAATTTTGGACTCGCGGATGGCCTTCGACGCGGAGGCCTGAAGGCGCGAGCGGCGTCGGGACGGCGGCGATCTTTTCGGCGGCGAGCGCCGCGCGCGCGTCCTCGCGCGTCGTCTTGAGGGCGTTGACGCGAAGATCGAGGGGGGCGGGCGCGTTGAGCGCGGCCATGTCGCGCGCGAGGTCGCCGCCGAAGGCGGCGCGCAGCGATTTGTCGAGCCATTGCGGGTATTCGAAGCGCACCCCGTCGGGCATGGCGGGATCGTCGAGGGGACGGCCGACGAGGGCGAGAGCCGCGCGGCGTTCTTCGTCCGAAAGGGCCGCGGGCGCGTGAACCGAAGAACCGAACAGGGCCATCGCTTCATCCGCCGCGAGGCCGTCGCCCACGATCGCATCGGCGAGCGCAAGCGCGCGGGGCGAAGGGGATGTCGATTGCTGCGCGCGGGGATTCGCCCGCGCGACATGCCAGGTCAGCCGCGCGCGGCGCCGCAGCACGCCGAACACGCGCGCGCGCACCGCGCGCCGGTCGGCCGAACCGGCGTAGCGGCGGCGGCGGAAATAAGCGTCGAGAATCGCGTCGGGGGGAAGGGGCGCGGCGAACGCCTGGTCGAGAACCTCGATCGCCGCCTGCAGGCGCGCGCCGGGAGTCATGACGAAGCGGCGTCAGCCGCTCGGGCGGTAATTGGGCGCCTCGCGGGTGATGATGACGTCGTGCACATGCCCTTCGCGCAGGCCGGCGCCGGTGACGCGGCGGAAGCGGCAGTTCCTCTGCATCTCGGGGACAGTGCGGTTGCCGGTATAGCCCATGGCCGCGCGCAGGCCGCCGACCAGCTGGTGGATGACGGTGGCGACCGGGCCCTTGTAGGGCACCTGACCCTCGATCCCTTCCGGCACCAGTTTCAGCTTGTCGCCCACTTCCTGCTGGAAATAGCGGTCGGCCGAACCGCGCGCCATGGCGCCGATCGAGCCCATGCCGCGATAGGCCTTGTACGAGCGGCCCTGGTAGAGGAACACCTCGCCCGGGCTTTCGTCGGTGCCGGCGAGCAGCGAGCCGACCATCACGCAATCGGCGCCGGCGGCGATCGCCTTGGCCAGATCGCCCGAATACTTGATGCCG from Rhodospirillales bacterium includes these protein-coding regions:
- a CDS encoding RsmB/NOP family class I SAM-dependent RNA methyltransferase, which encodes MTPGARLQAAIEVLDQAFAAPLPPDAILDAYFRRRRYAGSADRRAVRARVFGVLRRRARLTWHVARANPRAQQSTSPSPRALALADAIVGDGLAADEAMALFGSSVHAPAALSDEERRAALALVGRPLDDPAMPDGVRFEYPQWLDKSLRAAFGGDLARDMAALNAPAPLDLRVNALKTTREDARAALAAEKIAAVPTPLAPSGLRVEGHPRVQNSRAFKQGLIEVQDEGSQLVAALVGARPGMTIIDYCAGAGGKTLALAAAMGEGGRIRGRLIACDSSAERLERMNERLARAGAENVERLVVADDAIAPPAGLANAADRVLIDAPCSGSGAWRRDPLAKWRLDAARLAELVRLQQNILRAAAVLVRPGGRLIYATCSVLPEENETQVASFLEHNRDFRALPVAGVWEETLGGRAPTGNQFLRLTPARHGTDGFFVAVLERGPSPR